A window of the Cystobacter fuscus genome harbors these coding sequences:
- a CDS encoding pyridoxamine 5'-phosphate oxidase family protein: MRRTSDSIATVDELEAYIGKAPAPVNLKVIDHLDEGALRWIAASPLVFAGFGDGSRIGVTLGGGHPGFAGGDAHELRLPTALLDDPTLARPGMGFGSLFLLPGVGETLRVNGRVAKVDGGEFRITVEECYGHCAKALIRSDFWAASPGAATPREAAAFLSASRFMALATIDARGRADLSPKGDPAGTMASLEDGGAWFADRPGNRRVDSFRNIIAQPHVAAALLIPGSTHVAHLSGVARLTTDEAVRARFVVQGKTPTLVTGIDDPTIDLRESPTLVRANLWPVKARTEGIDPAKVFVAHLKLNSDKGLGARLAGAVLSVPGVTGLLLKGLEKDYKTNLY; this comes from the coding sequence GTGCGGAGGACGAGCGACTCAATCGCCACGGTTGACGAGCTGGAAGCCTACATCGGCAAGGCGCCAGCGCCGGTGAATCTCAAGGTCATCGATCATCTGGACGAAGGCGCGCTGCGCTGGATCGCCGCGTCGCCCCTTGTCTTCGCCGGGTTCGGGGATGGCTCCCGCATCGGTGTCACCCTCGGTGGGGGCCACCCCGGTTTCGCTGGGGGCGACGCTCATGAGCTGCGTCTGCCCACCGCGCTGCTCGACGACCCGACGCTGGCCCGGCCAGGCATGGGGTTCGGCTCGCTGTTCCTGCTCCCCGGCGTTGGCGAGACCCTGCGCGTCAACGGCAGGGTGGCGAAGGTGGACGGGGGCGAGTTCCGCATCACGGTCGAGGAATGCTATGGCCATTGCGCCAAGGCGCTGATCCGCTCGGACTTCTGGGCTGCTTCGCCTGGCGCGGCCACGCCGCGGGAGGCCGCGGCCTTCCTTTCCGCCAGCCGCTTCATGGCGCTGGCGACGATCGACGCGCGGGGACGCGCCGACCTCAGCCCCAAGGGCGATCCAGCTGGCACGATGGCGAGTCTCGAAGATGGCGGGGCCTGGTTCGCCGATCGTCCGGGAAACCGCCGCGTGGACAGCTTCCGCAACATCATCGCCCAGCCGCATGTCGCCGCCGCGCTCCTGATCCCTGGTTCGACGCACGTCGCCCATCTATCGGGGGTCGCGCGGCTCACGACCGATGAGGCGGTTCGCGCGCGATTCGTCGTTCAGGGCAAGACGCCCACGCTGGTGACTGGCATCGACGACCCGACCATCGATCTGCGCGAGAGCCCCACACTCGTCCGCGCCAATCTCTGGCCAGTCAAAGCGCGTACCGAAGGCATCGATCCGGCAAAGGTGTTCGTCGCGCACCTCAAGCTGAATAGCGACAAGGGCCTCGGAGCCAGGCTGGCGGGCGCGGTCCTGTCCGTTCCCGGCGTTACCGGCCTTCTGCTGAAGGGCTTGGAGAAGGACTACAAGACCAACCTCTACTGA
- a CDS encoding putative metal-binding motif-containing protein, with product MKRAVAVGLGWLCITCTVPDIDELEAERPSSCDADHPCQVRVLLSYDGFRPGCVTLRLADAEASSRTLELPVDPPVLEGKGTREVGFIRKAGWSHTVVVSASAREHSCTGQEVATATGRVEVPDEGSAEVSLGLSALDEDGDGYVSASSEGTDCDDRSASIAPGLEERCDFLDNDCDTRVDPDPICAGVEWRTTPPMSGVALRDVAPHARGRAWFVSDNTGVLAYVSREADGGFDVRRFSDCPGEWSTAWARPSDGRVFVGSWLGRLATRTTVVGAPCTLASFDGGGAAIQDIVGFEGDGGTTLYAVSESGDILRWDYPEDPVRVAHVDADLRSIHGLDPRTLIAVGTAGGKVPVAYHANPDGGTWLPEPLPSSSAGQSALQSVHVVSPGLAYASGDQGLLLEREGDTWTTKPAYPIYVDGGVAPDILDVVSFGKGSVLGRLDTDDIVRFDGTRWLDFRFGTQGFSSLEALSSDEVWSVAEDGTGFHWGP from the coding sequence ATGAAGCGTGCCGTGGCCGTGGGACTCGGGTGGCTCTGCATCACCTGTACCGTGCCGGACATCGATGAGCTCGAGGCCGAGCGCCCGAGCAGTTGCGACGCGGACCACCCCTGCCAGGTCCGCGTGCTGCTGTCCTACGACGGCTTCCGCCCGGGCTGCGTCACGCTGCGGCTCGCGGACGCGGAGGCGTCCTCGAGGACGCTGGAACTCCCGGTGGATCCTCCGGTGTTGGAGGGGAAGGGCACCCGCGAGGTGGGCTTCATCCGCAAGGCCGGCTGGAGCCACACCGTGGTGGTGTCGGCCTCCGCCCGCGAGCACTCGTGCACCGGACAGGAGGTGGCCACCGCGACGGGCCGGGTGGAGGTTCCCGACGAGGGGAGCGCGGAGGTCTCCCTGGGCCTGAGCGCGCTCGACGAGGATGGAGACGGCTACGTGAGCGCCTCCTCCGAGGGCACGGACTGCGATGACCGCTCCGCCTCCATCGCACCCGGGCTGGAGGAGCGCTGCGACTTCCTCGACAACGACTGCGACACCCGCGTGGACCCGGATCCCATCTGCGCCGGCGTCGAATGGAGGACGACACCGCCCATGAGCGGAGTGGCCCTCCGGGACGTGGCCCCCCACGCGCGCGGCCGGGCCTGGTTCGTGAGCGACAACACGGGGGTGCTCGCCTATGTCAGCCGCGAGGCCGACGGCGGCTTCGACGTGCGGCGGTTCAGCGATTGCCCGGGGGAGTGGTCCACCGCCTGGGCGAGGCCGAGCGACGGGCGCGTCTTCGTGGGCTCCTGGCTGGGCCGGCTCGCCACGCGGACGACCGTCGTCGGGGCGCCCTGCACGCTGGCGTCCTTCGACGGGGGCGGCGCGGCCATCCAGGACATCGTGGGGTTCGAGGGAGACGGGGGCACGACGCTCTACGCGGTGAGCGAGTCCGGGGACATCCTCCGCTGGGACTACCCGGAGGACCCGGTGCGGGTGGCGCACGTGGACGCGGACCTGCGCTCCATCCACGGGCTCGACCCGCGGACGCTCATCGCCGTGGGAACGGCTGGGGGCAAGGTGCCGGTCGCCTACCACGCCAACCCGGATGGTGGCACGTGGCTGCCGGAACCGCTGCCGTCGTCCTCCGCGGGGCAGTCTGCCCTCCAGTCCGTGCACGTGGTGAGCCCGGGCCTCGCCTACGCCTCGGGAGACCAGGGGCTGCTGCTGGAGCGCGAGGGGGACACGTGGACCACGAAGCCCGCGTACCCCATCTACGTGGACGGCGGCGTCGCCCCGGACATCCTCGACGTGGTGTCCTTCGGGAAGGGCTCCGTCCTCGGACGCCTGGACACGGATGACATCGTCCGCTTCGACGGGACGCGGTGGTTGGACTTCCGCTTCGGCACGCAGGGCTTCTCGAGCCTCGAGGCGCTGTCGTCGGACGAGGTCTGGAGCGTGGCCGAGGATGGCACCGGCTTCCACTGGGGGCCGTAG
- the tauC gene encoding taurine ABC transporter permease TauC, protein MSSLELPAVANTPEPTVRPPRRPLSLTVISVLTVSTLLFLWWAVTTAGLIEPLFLPGPQAVARKGWELLTLGYMDASLWQHLGASLGRIGVALLAAVLTAIPLGIAMGRSRVARGIFDPLIEFYRPIPPLAYLPLIVIWCGIGELSKVLLIFLAIFAPIAIATATGVRHVDPTRLRAAQSLGATQAQLIRHVILPSALPDILTSVRIGLGVGWSTLVASELIAATSGLGFMVQSAAQFLVTDVVILGILIIALIAFALELGLRALQRRLVPWHGQNH, encoded by the coding sequence ATGAGCAGCCTCGAGCTTCCAGCCGTGGCGAACACCCCCGAGCCCACGGTCCGGCCTCCGCGCCGCCCGCTGAGCCTCACGGTCATCAGCGTCCTGACTGTCTCCACCCTGCTGTTCCTGTGGTGGGCGGTGACCACCGCCGGGCTGATCGAGCCACTGTTCCTGCCGGGCCCCCAGGCCGTGGCGCGGAAGGGCTGGGAGCTGCTGACCCTGGGCTACATGGACGCCAGCCTCTGGCAGCACCTGGGGGCCAGCCTGGGACGCATCGGCGTGGCCCTGCTCGCCGCCGTACTGACCGCGATTCCACTGGGCATCGCCATGGGTCGCAGCCGCGTGGCCCGAGGCATCTTCGACCCGTTGATCGAGTTCTACCGGCCGATCCCCCCGCTGGCCTACCTGCCGCTGATTGTCATCTGGTGCGGCATTGGCGAGCTGTCCAAGGTGCTGCTGATCTTCCTGGCCATCTTCGCTCCCATCGCCATCGCCACCGCCACCGGCGTGCGCCATGTCGATCCGACCCGGCTGCGTGCCGCGCAATCCCTGGGCGCCACCCAGGCACAGTTGATCCGCCATGTCATCCTGCCCAGCGCCCTGCCGGACATCCTCACCAGCGTGCGCATCGGCCTCGGTGTGGGTTGGTCGACCCTGGTGGCCTCCGAGCTGATCGCCGCCACCAGTGGCCTCGGCTTCATGGTGCAGTCGGCGGCGCAGTTCCTGGTCACGGACGTGGTGATCCTCGGCATCCTGATCATCGCCCTGATCGCCTTCGCCCTGGAGCTCGGCCTTCGCGCCCTGCAACGCAGGCTGGTGCCCTGGCATGGGCAGAATCACTGA
- the tauA gene encoding taurine ABC transporter substrate-binding protein has product MSASLFPHRLLAVLVGGCLALSAQAADIVIGYQTGIDPTKVPQADGTYEKAIGQKLDWRRFNSGAEVITAMASGAVQLGNLGSSPLAAAATRGLPIVTFLVSAQINSAEALVVRHGSNINTPQDLVGKTIATPFVSTSHYSLLGALKHWKLDATRVKVINLNPTEIAAAWKRGDIDGAFVWSPALGEIKRSGKVLTTAAEVGAWGAPTFEVWVARKDFAEKHPEVLARFARVSLEAFADYAAHKEAWTAHSEPVRKIARLTGANPEDVPELLAGATFPDASAQERLLGGETARAIAATALFLKEQGKTDTVRPDYSPYVSAKYLRE; this is encoded by the coding sequence ATGAGCGCATCCCTGTTTCCCCATCGGCTGCTGGCGGTCCTGGTTGGGGGCTGTCTGGCACTGTCCGCCCAGGCGGCTGACATCGTCATCGGATACCAGACGGGCATCGACCCGACCAAGGTGCCGCAAGCCGACGGCACCTACGAGAAGGCCATCGGCCAGAAGCTCGACTGGCGGCGTTTCAACAGCGGCGCGGAGGTGATCACCGCCATGGCCTCCGGCGCCGTGCAGCTCGGCAACCTCGGATCCAGCCCGCTGGCCGCTGCCGCCACCCGGGGCCTGCCGATCGTCACCTTCCTGGTCTCCGCGCAGATCAACTCCGCCGAGGCCCTGGTGGTCCGCCATGGCAGCAACATCAACACCCCCCAGGATCTGGTGGGCAAGACCATCGCCACCCCGTTCGTCTCCACCTCCCACTACAGCCTGCTCGGCGCGCTCAAGCACTGGAAGCTGGACGCGACCCGGGTGAAGGTGATCAACCTCAACCCCACCGAGATCGCCGCGGCCTGGAAGCGCGGTGATATCGACGGTGCTTTCGTCTGGTCTCCGGCCCTCGGCGAAATCAAGCGGAGTGGCAAGGTGCTCACAACCGCCGCCGAAGTGGGCGCCTGGGGCGCGCCGACCTTCGAGGTCTGGGTCGCGCGCAAGGACTTCGCGGAAAAACATCCCGAGGTGCTCGCCCGTTTCGCCAGGGTCAGTCTGGAAGCCTTCGCCGACTACGCCGCCCACAAGGAGGCCTGGACCGCCCACTCCGAGCCGGTGCGGAAGATCGCCAGGCTGACCGGCGCGAACCCGGAGGACGTGCCGGAACTGCTGGCCGGCGCCACCTTCCCGGATGCCAGTGCCCAGGAACGGCTGCTCGGAGGCGAGACCGCCAGGGCCATTGCCGCCACCGCCCTGTTCCTCAAGGAGCAAGGCAAGACCGACACGGTACGGCCCGACTACTCGCCCTACGTCAGCGCGAAGTACTTGAGGGAATGA
- a CDS encoding AraC family transcriptional regulator: MPHLTLPADADPDDVARPALVVGMEMMTGELELGFHTHRKAQLFFIVRGEVTCEASNALWLVPPQSALWIPGNTNHNIKGRAPLEGVALFVEPDAIATLPRECCAVSVSPLLRELLLRAAMLPALYPLDGPEARLFAVLLDELAAARVENLRLPMPTDARLRRLVEMITAHPADGSTMKEWAKRMGVGERTLNRLLVHETGMSFGRWRQQLHIILALQWLTRGASVQSVAIDLGYESASSFVTMFRKAFGTSPARYISRRLDLASPDAGD, from the coding sequence ATGCCCCACCTCACCCTCCCTGCCGATGCCGATCCGGATGACGTCGCCCGACCCGCCCTGGTGGTCGGGATGGAGATGATGACCGGGGAACTCGAGCTGGGCTTTCACACTCACCGCAAGGCACAGCTGTTCTTCATCGTCCGTGGCGAAGTGACGTGTGAGGCATCAAACGCCCTGTGGCTCGTCCCCCCTCAGTCCGCGCTGTGGATTCCAGGCAATACGAACCACAACATCAAGGGCCGGGCACCTCTCGAGGGGGTCGCGCTGTTCGTGGAGCCCGACGCGATCGCCACCTTGCCCAGGGAATGCTGTGCGGTTTCGGTCAGCCCTCTGCTCCGGGAGCTGCTGTTGCGCGCCGCGATGCTGCCAGCACTGTATCCACTCGACGGGCCGGAGGCCCGGCTGTTCGCCGTACTGCTGGACGAGCTGGCGGCGGCGCGGGTGGAGAATCTGCGGCTGCCCATGCCCACGGATGCGCGGCTCCGGCGGCTCGTCGAGATGATCACCGCCCATCCGGCGGACGGCTCGACCATGAAGGAATGGGCGAAGCGGATGGGCGTTGGCGAGCGAACGCTGAACCGCCTGCTCGTTCACGAGACCGGCATGAGCTTTGGTCGATGGCGCCAGCAACTTCACATCATCCTGGCATTGCAATGGCTCACGCGGGGAGCCTCCGTGCAGAGCGTGGCCATCGACCTGGGCTACGAAAGCGCGAGCAGCTTCGTGACGATGTTTCGAAAGGCGTTCGGCACGTCGCCCGCGCGGTACATCTCGCGGCGGCTGGACCTCGCCAGCCCCGATGCTGGCGACTGA
- a CDS encoding glycosyl hydrolase family 18 protein — protein sequence MRRRACGLSATVAAILFLGTACGEHDAPPLAKSESSLAAACSEWAEGTSYTAGQVVTYQGATYTARVAHTAHPGANWNPRDTTTLWQTGGSCGGGSTDGGTGGGTDAGTGTDAGTSTATPWAANTQYAVGDVVSYNGVKYQCIFAHTSGPGWEPPNVPSLWKVAPPDTGGGGPTTPFCAPAWVATKIYAKGKVVGYDSRAYRALADVHGIRPDDTVYNMWQLVGVPDAALCPVSIPNTIDYGQPSVVTGNERAGSVAPSGPIGAAHPVSGTGTGGTRGGIDPSKDPGGNHPGFDADTGARVSKLPPGTLPLQHNVYQLSAGQEIVEYLGDWAIYGRRFDFNKLPVKNVHRLVYGFAGICFPAAKNTQDPGFPTTAPAAVNRTCKQSNLPDGAMAVADFEAAFLRVLPGQTGGKVTGTEPMYDLDPKDVAGVFGVLYKLRQENPHLKLDLSVGGWTLSEGFPWMAYDPTRRKAFVDSVVRFLEQFDFDGIDIDWEYPGADGAVPGMSRPDDPQNYLQLLKELRAGMDWLSRKTGKQYRLSSAIAAIPSKLTLINWAETSKYLDRLYLMTYDFSGAWERQFSHHTPLLTNPNFKDAQGNTAPLSVDAAVRTLRQAGAPANKIMIGIANYHRAKAIKPGDITEYTHGLKGSSTFGDLNATGVGLVLGVAGVGSWEAGVLEGYDLYQNFLDKDLKPKNGYHLYTDKASNADYLVNPLGSFITLETPRTVALKAAYAKANGLAGVFGWQVEQDNGYNLNALNHVLGNALVSNLSDAKPQDQIAVCGENVTAAECAQLNQGIK from the coding sequence ATGCGGCGTCGTGCGTGTGGTTTGTCCGCCACGGTGGCGGCCATCCTGTTTCTTGGAACTGCCTGCGGTGAGCATGACGCCCCCCCGCTGGCGAAGAGCGAGAGTTCGTTGGCCGCGGCCTGCTCCGAGTGGGCCGAAGGGACGAGCTACACGGCCGGGCAGGTGGTGACCTACCAGGGGGCGACGTACACCGCACGGGTGGCCCACACCGCACATCCCGGGGCCAATTGGAATCCGAGGGATACGACTACTCTCTGGCAGACAGGAGGGAGTTGCGGTGGAGGAAGCACGGACGGAGGTACAGGCGGAGGAACTGACGCTGGCACCGGCACTGACGCTGGTACCAGCACGGCCACACCCTGGGCCGCCAACACGCAGTACGCGGTGGGCGACGTCGTCTCCTACAATGGCGTGAAGTACCAGTGCATCTTCGCCCATACTTCCGGGCCAGGCTGGGAGCCGCCCAATGTCCCCTCCCTGTGGAAGGTGGCTCCGCCCGACACGGGAGGAGGCGGCCCCACGACGCCCTTCTGCGCACCCGCGTGGGTGGCCACCAAGATCTATGCGAAGGGGAAGGTCGTCGGATACGACAGCAGGGCCTATCGCGCCCTGGCCGACGTGCACGGAATCAGGCCCGACGACACCGTCTACAACATGTGGCAACTCGTCGGCGTTCCGGATGCGGCCCTGTGCCCGGTGTCCATCCCCAACACCATCGATTACGGCCAGCCGTCGGTGGTGACGGGCAACGAGCGCGCGGGCAGCGTCGCGCCTTCGGGACCCATCGGCGCGGCCCACCCGGTCTCCGGCACCGGCACCGGTGGCACCCGGGGCGGTATCGATCCCTCGAAGGATCCGGGTGGCAACCACCCTGGCTTCGACGCGGACACGGGCGCGCGTGTCTCCAAGCTTCCTCCCGGGACCCTGCCACTCCAGCACAATGTGTATCAGCTGAGCGCCGGACAGGAGATCGTCGAGTACCTCGGGGACTGGGCCATCTATGGCCGTCGCTTCGACTTCAACAAGCTGCCGGTGAAGAACGTGCACCGGCTCGTCTACGGGTTCGCGGGCATCTGCTTCCCGGCCGCGAAGAACACGCAGGACCCGGGCTTCCCCACCACCGCGCCCGCGGCGGTCAATCGGACGTGCAAGCAGAGCAACCTGCCAGACGGTGCGATGGCCGTCGCGGACTTCGAGGCGGCCTTCCTGCGCGTTCTGCCGGGCCAGACCGGAGGCAAGGTGACGGGCACGGAGCCCATGTATGACCTGGACCCGAAGGACGTGGCGGGCGTGTTCGGCGTCCTCTACAAGCTGCGTCAGGAGAACCCGCACCTGAAGTTGGATCTGTCGGTGGGCGGGTGGACCCTGAGCGAGGGCTTCCCGTGGATGGCGTACGACCCGACGCGGCGCAAGGCGTTCGTGGACTCGGTGGTCCGCTTCCTGGAGCAGTTCGACTTCGATGGCATCGACATCGACTGGGAGTACCCGGGCGCGGACGGCGCGGTGCCCGGCATGTCCCGTCCGGATGATCCGCAGAACTACCTGCAACTGTTGAAGGAACTGCGCGCCGGCATGGACTGGCTGAGCAGGAAGACCGGCAAGCAGTATCGTCTCTCCAGCGCCATCGCGGCGATCCCGAGCAAGCTGACGCTCATCAACTGGGCGGAGACGAGCAAGTACCTCGACCGCCTGTACCTGATGACGTACGACTTCTCCGGTGCCTGGGAGCGCCAGTTCAGTCACCACACGCCGCTGCTCACCAACCCCAACTTCAAGGATGCCCAGGGCAACACCGCGCCCCTGTCCGTGGACGCGGCGGTCCGGACGCTGAGGCAGGCGGGCGCGCCGGCGAACAAGATCATGATTGGCATCGCCAACTACCACCGCGCCAAGGCCATCAAGCCCGGAGACATCACCGAGTACACCCACGGCCTGAAGGGGAGCTCCACCTTCGGCGACCTGAACGCCACGGGCGTCGGGCTCGTGCTGGGCGTTGCCGGCGTCGGCTCGTGGGAGGCCGGCGTGCTGGAGGGCTATGACCTGTATCAGAACTTCCTCGACAAGGACCTGAAGCCCAAGAACGGCTACCACCTCTACACGGACAAGGCCTCCAACGCGGACTACCTGGTCAACCCGCTCGGCTCGTTCATCACCCTCGAGACGCCGCGCACCGTGGCGCTGAAGGCCGCCTACGCGAAGGCGAACGGTCTGGCTGGCGTGTTCGGGTGGCAGGTGGAGCAGGACAACGGCTACAACCTCAACGCGCTCAACCACGTGCTCGGCAACGCGTTGGTGAGCAACCTGTCGGACGCGAAGCCACAGGACCAGATCGCGGTCTGCGGTGAGAACGTGACCGCCGCGGAGTGCGCGCAGCTCAACCAGGGCATCAAGTAG
- the tauB gene encoding taurine ABC transporter ATP-binding subunit — protein MALLQLERISARYPGTAGPVLTDISLSLGPRQLLVALGPSGSGKTTLLNLIAGFVPPSGGRITLDGVPVRGPNAERGVVFQDDALLPWQDVLTNVAFGLELAGMPRDQREARARELLALVDLAGFDTRRIWQLSGGQKQRVGIARALAADPRVLLMDEPFGALDAFTREQMQELLLQVWKRTSKPVFLITHDIEEAVFLATELILLSPHPGRISERLELDFGQRHAAGESARAIKSDPRFIETREHVLAQVFAERKRRTA, from the coding sequence ATGGCCCTACTCCAACTGGAGCGCATCAGCGCACGCTACCCCGGCACGGCCGGTCCGGTCCTGACGGACATCTCCCTCAGCCTCGGGCCACGGCAGTTGCTGGTCGCACTCGGCCCGTCCGGCAGCGGAAAGACCACGTTGCTCAACCTGATCGCTGGCTTCGTGCCACCCAGCGGTGGACGCATCACCCTCGACGGCGTCCCGGTGCGCGGCCCCAACGCCGAGCGCGGCGTGGTCTTCCAGGACGACGCCCTGCTGCCCTGGCAGGACGTGCTGACCAACGTCGCCTTCGGCCTCGAACTGGCCGGCATGCCGCGTGACCAGCGCGAGGCCCGGGCCCGCGAACTGCTCGCCCTGGTCGACCTGGCCGGTTTCGACACGCGGCGCATCTGGCAGCTCTCCGGTGGCCAGAAACAGCGCGTCGGCATCGCCCGCGCCCTCGCCGCGGACCCGCGCGTCCTGCTGATGGATGAACCCTTCGGCGCGCTGGATGCCTTCACCCGAGAACAAATGCAGGAACTCCTGCTCCAGGTATGGAAGCGCACGTCCAAGCCGGTGTTCCTGATCACCCACGACATCGAGGAGGCGGTGTTCCTCGCCACCGAGCTGATCCTCCTGTCGCCCCATCCGGGACGGATCAGCGAACGCCTCGAGCTCGACTTCGGCCAGCGCCATGCCGCCGGAGAGAGCGCGCGGGCGATCAAATCCGACCCGCGCTTCATCGAAACCCGCGAGCACGTCCTGGCCCAGGTCTTCGCCGAACGGAAGAGGAGAACGGCATGA
- a CDS encoding PKD domain-containing protein yields MHTLQPTPPSWRPSRKSFHALLLLSLGWSGCGLFGQNSPEDQNQAPSLTQVTATPASVNEVASTTLAVTATDPDGDPLTYTWTQTPATPVGTFGTETGSSRTWTAPAVPADTTFTLHVTVSDGKDGTAEGSVDVVVKNVPTVNRPPTVDAAITAPGSVIAGDTVNLSIGATDQDGDILTYAWTVDPAGAGTFTNPTAAAAQWRSGDLAAATSYTFQVTVSDGHDSVTRSVNVEVTLPSYARDIQPIWNAQCTSCHNSGTATRGGLNLDAGKSWASMVNVKSNNAPCVSTNLARVLPKQPDDSLLVKKLIANPLCGTRMPQDNLAYFDEHPGELTRIRSWILADAPNN; encoded by the coding sequence ATGCACACGCTTCAGCCGACCCCGCCCTCGTGGCGGCCATCGCGGAAGTCGTTCCACGCGCTCCTGCTCCTGAGCCTGGGGTGGAGCGGATGCGGGCTGTTCGGTCAGAACTCCCCGGAGGACCAGAACCAGGCTCCCTCCCTCACCCAGGTGACCGCCACGCCGGCCTCCGTCAACGAGGTCGCGAGCACCACCCTCGCGGTGACCGCCACCGACCCGGACGGGGATCCGCTCACCTATACCTGGACACAGACCCCCGCCACCCCCGTCGGCACCTTCGGCACCGAGACCGGGTCGAGTCGCACGTGGACAGCGCCCGCCGTGCCGGCCGACACGACCTTCACCCTGCACGTGACGGTCTCGGATGGGAAGGACGGCACGGCCGAGGGCTCGGTGGACGTGGTGGTGAAGAACGTTCCCACCGTCAACCGCCCCCCCACCGTGGATGCGGCCATCACCGCGCCTGGCTCGGTGATCGCGGGTGACACCGTCAACCTCTCCATCGGCGCCACGGATCAGGACGGGGACATCCTCACCTATGCCTGGACGGTCGATCCGGCGGGTGCGGGCACCTTCACCAACCCCACGGCCGCCGCCGCGCAGTGGCGCTCCGGCGACCTCGCCGCGGCGACGAGTTACACCTTCCAGGTCACGGTGTCCGACGGGCACGACTCGGTGACGCGCTCGGTGAACGTGGAGGTCACCCTCCCTTCATATGCCAGGGACATCCAGCCCATCTGGAACGCGCAGTGCACGAGCTGTCACAACAGCGGCACGGCGACCCGCGGAGGGCTGAACCTCGATGCGGGCAAGTCCTGGGCTTCCATGGTCAACGTCAAGAGCAACAATGCGCCCTGCGTCAGCACCAACCTCGCGCGCGTGCTGCCGAAGCAGCCCGACGACTCGCTGCTCGTGAAGAAGCTCATCGCCAATCCCCTCTGCGGTACCAGGATGCCGCAGGACAACCTGGCCTACTTCGACGAGCACCCCGGCGAGCTCACCCGCATCCGCTCCTGGATCCTCGCCGACGCGCCCAACAACTGA
- the tauD gene encoding taurine dioxygenase, which produces MSLKITPLNPALGAVIEGIDLREPLSDSHRDSIEKALLQHQVLFFRDQPLTPRQQAAFAARFGELHIHPIYPNIPEQPQVLVLDTAVTDVRDNAIWHTDVTFLETPALGAVLAAKKLPPCGGDTLWASSSAAFDALSKPMQKLLDGLTALHDLTRSFPLERFGTTQEDLARYEEAKRKNPPRTHPVVRTHPVTGRKGLFVNDGFTTRINELEPAESDTLLRFLFAHSTRPEFSLRWRWQENDVAFWDNRITQHYAVDDYRPQRRVMHRATILGDKPF; this is translated from the coding sequence ATGTCCCTGAAGATCACCCCCTTGAATCCCGCCCTGGGTGCGGTCATTGAAGGCATCGACCTGCGCGAGCCCCTGAGCGACTCCCACCGTGATTCCATCGAGAAAGCCCTGCTGCAACACCAGGTGCTGTTCTTCCGCGACCAGCCGCTGACGCCCCGACAGCAGGCCGCCTTCGCCGCGCGCTTCGGAGAGCTGCACATCCACCCCATCTACCCGAACATCCCCGAGCAACCACAAGTGCTGGTGCTCGACACCGCCGTCACCGACGTGCGTGACAACGCCATCTGGCATACCGACGTCACCTTCCTGGAAACCCCAGCCCTCGGCGCCGTGCTCGCCGCCAAGAAACTACCCCCCTGTGGGGGCGATACCCTGTGGGCCAGCAGCAGCGCGGCCTTCGACGCCTTGTCGAAGCCGATGCAGAAACTGCTCGACGGCCTCACCGCCCTCCACGACCTGACCCGCTCCTTTCCCCTGGAGCGCTTCGGCACCACCCAGGAAGACCTCGCCCGGTACGAGGAAGCCAAACGCAAGAACCCACCGCGCACCCACCCGGTGGTGCGCACCCACCCGGTGACGGGACGCAAGGGATTGTTCGTCAACGATGGCTTCACCACCCGCATCAATGAACTGGAGCCGGCGGAGAGCGATACCCTTCTGCGCTTCCTCTTCGCCCACAGCACCCGCCCGGAGTTCTCCCTCCGCTGGCGCTGGCAAGAGAACGACGTGGCCTTCTGGGACAACCGCATCACCCAGCACTACGCGGTCGACGACTACCGCCCACAGCGGCGGGTGATGCACCGCGCCACCATCCTCGGTGACAAGCCGTTCTGA